A region from the Variovorax sp. RKNM96 genome encodes:
- a CDS encoding short chain dehydrogenase, which yields MKILVVGATGAVGSAVAQVLAERGHEVVRAGRTRGDLQVDITSDASVQALYAAVGRVDAIVSAAGGLFFGPLAEMRPADFNIGLQDKLLGQVRLALLGQHVLADGGSITLTTGIVADEPIRQGANATAVNAGVEGFVRAAAIELPRGIRINVVSPTVLTESLPSYGAFFPGFESVTAARAAQAYVRSVEGPQTGRVYRVWQ from the coding sequence ATGAAGATTCTTGTTGTGGGCGCTACCGGCGCGGTGGGCAGCGCGGTGGCACAGGTGCTGGCCGAACGCGGACACGAAGTGGTGCGCGCAGGCCGCACGCGCGGCGATCTGCAGGTCGACATCACGAGCGATGCGAGCGTCCAGGCGCTGTATGCCGCGGTGGGGCGCGTCGATGCGATCGTCTCGGCGGCGGGCGGCCTGTTCTTCGGGCCGCTCGCCGAGATGCGGCCGGCCGATTTCAACATCGGGCTGCAGGACAAGCTGCTCGGCCAAGTGCGGCTCGCGCTGCTGGGTCAACACGTTCTGGCCGATGGCGGCTCGATCACGCTGACCACCGGCATCGTGGCGGACGAACCGATCCGGCAAGGGGCGAACGCGACGGCGGTCAACGCGGGGGTCGAGGGCTTCGTGCGCGCCGCGGCGATCGAGCTGCCGCGCGGCATTCGCATCAACGTGGTGAGCCCGACGGTGCTGACCGAATCGCTGCCGAGCTACGGGGCGTTCTTTCCGGGCTTCGAATCGGTAACGGCCGCACGGGCCGCACAGGCCTATGTGCGCAGCGTCGAGGGGCCGCAGACGGGGCGCGTCTATCGCGTGTGGCAATGA